The genomic stretch TACACTCCGCGATAGGCCGGGGGAAGCAGAGCCGCGATCCGGTACATGATGGCATCCGCGTTGGCCCGGCGGGCCTCCTTGCGCGAAACGCCGGGACGCGCCAGGGGGGGCAGGGTGAACGGCTCACCGATGCGCACCTCAATCCGCGGCCGCCGGAAGCGCAAGGCCGCCTTGAGGGCCTCATCGGTGCTGCCCATCACCCCCACGGGCACCACGGGCACCTGAGCGCGGTCCACCACATAGGCCACGCCGGTCCAGGCCCGCCTCAGGCCCGGCCGATGGGAACGCCCGCCCTCGGGGGCCAACAACAGGGGCAGGCCGCTGCGCAACACGGCCACCATGGTATCCAGCAAGCGCCGGTCGGGCACGCCCCGCCGCACGGGGATCGCCGCGTACCAGCGAACCAGCGTGCGCTGAAAGGAACGCTGGAACACCTCCACCGCCGCCACCGCCTCGGCCTGCCGCGGCCAGAAGGCCAGGAGCAACGGCGGCTCCAGAATAGAGACATGGTTGTACACCACCAGATGGCCCCCTTCCCGCGGCAGATGCTCCCAGCCCTCAAAACGGAGGCG from Anaerolineae bacterium encodes the following:
- a CDS encoding 1-acyl-sn-glycerol-3-phosphate acyltransferase, whose amino-acid sequence is MAYRVSWRRRWVRGVLRWVFRGVFRLLFRLRFEGWEHLPREGGHLVVYNHVSILEPPLLLAFWPRQAEAVAAVEVFQRSFQRTLVRWYAAIPVRRGVPDRRLLDTMVAVLRSGLPLLLAPEGGRSHRPGLRRAWTGVAYVVDRAQVPVVPVGVMGSTDEALKAALRFRRPRIEVRIGEPFTLPPLARPGVSRKEARRANADAIMYRIAALLPPAYRGVYGEPAAEAGE